The following are encoded together in the Gammaproteobacteria bacterium genome:
- the mazG gene encoding nucleoside triphosphate pyrophosphohydrolase, producing MQDLKNIQALLDIMARLRDPQSGCPWDQKQTYQTIVPYTLEEAYEVAEAIENNDYAELKDELGDLLFQVVFYAQIAKEEKRFDFADVVQAISEKMLRRHPHVFADVQVNSTDDIKQNWEQIKTAERVAKGKAEQVPSAMDGVTSALPALTRAKKLQTKAKRVGFDWPDVSGVFAKINEEIDEIHDALQQGDQQHIQDEVGDLLFAVVNLARHLGVDSDAALRGTNRRFEQRFRTMEQLARDAGEEFAQLPLDRQEALWINAKKKLQD from the coding sequence ATGCAAGATTTAAAAAATATTCAGGCGCTGTTGGATATCATGGCGCGTCTGCGTGATCCGCAGTCCGGTTGTCCCTGGGATCAAAAACAAACTTACCAAACCATCGTGCCGTACACGCTGGAAGAAGCCTATGAAGTGGCCGAGGCCATCGAAAACAACGACTATGCCGAGCTGAAAGACGAGCTGGGTGATTTGTTGTTCCAGGTTGTGTTCTATGCGCAGATCGCCAAGGAAGAAAAGCGTTTTGATTTTGCTGATGTGGTGCAGGCAATCTCCGAAAAAATGCTGCGCCGCCATCCGCATGTGTTTGCCGATGTTCAGGTCAACAGCACTGATGACATTAAGCAAAACTGGGAACAAATCAAAACCGCCGAGCGCGTGGCCAAGGGCAAGGCCGAGCAGGTGCCCAGTGCAATGGATGGCGTGACCAGTGCATTGCCAGCGCTGACCCGGGCAAAGAAATTACAGACCAAAGCCAAGCGCGTTGGTTTTGACTGGCCGGATGTCAGTGGCGTGTTTGCCAAAATCAATGAAGAGATCGACGAAATCCACGACGCGCTACAGCAGGGTGATCAACAGCATATTCAGGACGAAGTGGGCGATTTGTTATTCGCCGTGGTGAATCTGGCACGCCATCTTGGTGTGGACAGTGATGCTGCTCTGCGTGGTACCAATCGCCGGTTTGAACAACGTTTTCGCACCATGGAACAATTGGCGCGAGACGCAGGCGAAGAATTTGCGCAACTGCCGCTGGATCGGCAGGAAGCGCTGTGGATTAATGCCAAGAAAAAACTGCAAGACTGA